From the Cryptomeria japonica chromosome 2, Sugi_1.0, whole genome shotgun sequence genome, one window contains:
- the LOC131071318 gene encoding MYB-like transcription factor EOBII, whose protein sequence is MYNQEEEPIRKGPWTMEEDLQLLNHIACHGEGRWDFAAKTAGLRRNGKSCRMRWVNYLRPDLKRGNITPQEERLIIELQSRWGNRWSLIARRLPGRTDNEIKNYWRTRLKRKFHTPNTENQSSKRCIYSSSMPNPFVQQNSGVEFDGGLQAQINLQPSVTLNNIVIDFDEQLANQEIIDSVRVTNGINNLEECSCFGVVEGMPMPYEESYEGMLSELYGHVTHGGAVSQFNGF, encoded by the exons ATGTATAACCAGGAAGAGGAGCCGATTAGAAAAGGTCCATGGACTATGGAAGAAGATCTGCAGCTCCTTAACCATATAGCTTGCCATGGCGAAGGCAGATGGGATTTTGCAGCCAAAACTGCAG GGTTAAGAAGAAACGGGAAGAGCTGTAGGATGAGGTGGGTAAATTATCTACGTCCAGATCTCAAGAGAGGCAATATTACTCCACAAGAAGAACGTTTGATCATTGAACTTCAGAGCCGATGGGGTAACAG GTGGTCTCTAATTGCTCGGCGTTTACCTGGCAGGACAGACAACGAAATAAAAAACTACTGGAGAACAAGGCTTAAAAGAAAATTTCATACGCCAAATACTGAAAATCAATCTTCCAAACGTTGTATATATTCTTCTTCTATGCCAAATCCATTTGTGCAGCAAAACAGTGGTGTAGAATTTGATGGAGGGCTACAGGCACAGATTAATCTGCAGCCCAGTGTAACACTCAACAACAttgtgattgattttgatgaacAGCTGGCAAACCAGGAAATCATTGATTCAGTCAGAGTTACAAACGGGATAAACAACTTGGAGGAATGTAGTTGTTTTGGGGTAGTTGAGGGCATGCCAATGCCTTACGAGGAGTCCTATGAAGGCATGTTATCTGAGCTATATGGGCATGTTACTCATGGAGGAGCAGTGTCTCAATTCAATGGATTTTAA